The following coding sequences lie in one Acipenser ruthenus chromosome 47, fAciRut3.2 maternal haplotype, whole genome shotgun sequence genomic window:
- the LOC117428809 gene encoding procathepsin L-like encodes MQVFVVFLVAVVTAVAAASSFSKDPALEDPWQEWKGLHGKQYSEETESYRRMVWEDNWRFIEQHNQEHAAGKHSYKLGMNHFGDLTNEEFNRTMNRFHQDPALEELPVFNLTGSSRRPPREMDWRNKGYVTPVKNQGSCGSCWAFSATGAVEGQHFKKTRRLVSLSEQNLVECTKNRKYMNYGCNGGLMGRAFRYIIDNRGIASEQRYPYTAKDNKPCRYSASMKAARVSSYWRVPRRNEKALRDAVVAIGPISTCLNAGRRTFQFYRSGIYYDPKCGQRINHAVLAVGYGVSWFGSGSSRPTKFWLLKNSWGLSWGNRGYIRLARDQNNHCGIASQAVYPVI; translated from the exons ATGCAGGTGTTCGTGGTGTTCCTGGTTGCCGTGGTGACCGCTGTGGCTGCAGCCTCCTCGTTCTCGAAGGACCCCGCGCTCGAGGACCCCTGGCAGGAGTGGAAGGGGCTGCACGGGAAGCAGTATTCAGAG GAGACCGAGAGCTACAGGAGGATGGTTTGGGAAGACAACTGGCGTTTCATCGAGCAGCACAACCAGGAGCACGCTGCAGGGAAACACTCCTACAAGCTGGGGATGAACCACTTCGGAGATCTG ACCAACGAGGAGTTCAATCGGACGATGAATAGATTCCACCAGGATCCTGCCCTGGAGGAGCTGCCTGTTTTCAACTTGACCGGCAGCTCTAGACGGCCTCCGAGAGAGATGGACTGGAGGAATAAAGGCTACGTCACCCCTGTGAAGAACCAG GGTAGTTGCGGCTCCTGCTGGGCCTTCTCTGCCACGGGGGCCGTTGAGGGACAACATTTCAAGAAGACACGCCGGCTGGTGTCTCTGAGCGAACAGAACCTGGTGGAatgcaccaaaaacagaaagtaTATGAACTACGGCTGTAACGGTGGACTTATGGGAAGAGCATTCCGATACATCATTGACAACAGAGGTATCGCCTCGGAGCAGAGATACCCTTACACTGCCAAG GATAACAAGCCATGCAGGTACAGCGCATCCATGAAAGCTGCCAGGGTCTCTAGTTATTGGAGGGTGCCCCGCCGGAATGAGAAAGCCCTGCGGGATGCTGTAGTTGCAATCGGGCCGATCTCTACTTGTCTCAATGCTGGTCGACGTACCTTCCAGTTCTACCGCTCAG GCATTTACTACGACCCCAAGTGCGGTCAGCGTATAAACCACGCGGTCCTGGCAGTGGGGTACGGCGTGTCCTGGTTTGGGTCCGGATCCTCCCGTCCCACCAAATTCTGGCTCCTTAAGAACAG